The proteins below come from a single Oscillatoria sp. FACHB-1407 genomic window:
- a CDS encoding translocation/assembly module TamB domain-containing protein has product MTNSPTPEGEPRPTANRHRRRLWVRVGLGVGAVAFVGGVIGARQAWLFINNDLAPLIEQNLGQTLNRPINLGEVEQVSLGGLVFGPSELPPTATDRDEVTLEAIEVEFNLLELLWTRTLRLSLNLINPVIFVDQDEEGAWITTQLQAEEGEGFIRTELNVVRIQNGTVVLEPAPQLTAESGEPAGFEETTKRQVTLQGVNGGANFSERNRRVAFDITTGLLTGGDLRLRGEANLNTEQTNLVVMGQNLSAADASSLLPLPLILQEGRLAANLEVRLLPDEPLAFQGVARFQDVSAIIVNVPNRFTQANGQLRFDGQVIALENVRARYGLIPAEASGTLHIQNGYNLAARVRSVSVNDLLKTFDLNLPIPASGALNADLRLTGALNEPLITGTASNNGIVRVDRINVSDVQTRFNLTPRALTFETINVTPTEGGSITGGGQLAFGDQGGLDFAFQARDLPGDAIARPYGVNSPNITLGRLAADVEVTGPTDNFQATVQWQAPNATYPGQGDIVITQGITRFENTRLSIAGGTATASAQIADGRWQAVVNAANIRLNEFSQELRGLFSGDLRLSGSLAQLNPAGVRAEGQVRFSEGVSLLERPLTAAITWNGDRILVRQATAPGFRADGFLLAQLQGAGAPALTGLNLNVNLQDYNVADLPIPVPQQFQLRGQADFNGRLTGSPAAPVVDGRLGLEQLAVNDLRFESPLRGTFSYAGGRGLNLNVAGSEDQLIARLDGTNRPTYFLVRQENELVAQQYGIEDGNLFAEGVGRGNTLNVVVRNLPLETLNLSGGAGFGEVRGLANGTFDINLANLNNPTVVGTVAIARPALGYINANTVRGQANEFTGQFRYEDGVATINRGEFRRGDSVYEIGTTRFRPGAAPQFESTINITNGNIQDILTAFQWFELEDLGRGIEAPTAYGAGVLDTVAIDTFGDTILNQLRRYSEIVALLEQQEEAEEAASNLPDLRDLQGSFTGSITVSSTPQTGLVADFNILGQEWTWTRYGIDCVIVDGELANGVLTLLPFRLQGLRYRNINPLSRNQSATPVSTTPDNATSGNATPGIVTPGGEPTAPAIPAACINQPGSAFLAFSGQIGGDQQNGQLQAQNVPVEALRDFFELPVDLTGNLNAIATLAGSQQNPQVDGEIRVTDATLNRTTVQEASTLFGYNNARLRFDGRVVVEEPQPLTFSGSIPYRFAFIDESINPGENIELNVDVEDEGLALLNLLTRRQLVWDGGGGDVELRVDGTLSQPRARGIAIFTNAQFSAQALPEPLTNVNGTIVFDTDRIQVETLRGQFSDGQVLAEGVLPIFRPISSNPPADGPAPPQPLTVSLTGLELNLKGIYDGGVNGQVILTGTALAPRIGGNITLSDGRVFLPDNSQAAVPSDTASPSETNQGLATVPPQLNNLRLTLGDRLLITREPILNFVAAGDLLINGTVGDLRPKGVIRLRSGQVNLFTTQFNLARGYDSRAIFNPSQGLDPFIDVRLSTSVIEVTRAPAVFQTAAPYAQSEIADVPVGDFGAFQTVRVQASVRGQASELFDNLELTSSPRRSENEIIALLGGSFINTLGQGDSTLAIANLAGSALLTNVQNIVGNALGLSEFRLFPTTTVDEDQASTFGLAAELGVDITDNLSTSVVQILTGDVPTQFNVRYRLSEEFLLRGSTNLSGDNRAVLEFERRF; this is encoded by the coding sequence ATGACCAATTCTCCAACCCCAGAGGGAGAACCCAGACCCACAGCTAACCGCCATCGACGCAGACTTTGGGTTCGGGTTGGGCTGGGGGTCGGTGCCGTTGCTTTTGTCGGTGGCGTGATTGGTGCCCGTCAAGCATGGCTATTTATCAATAACGATTTAGCTCCCCTAATTGAACAAAACTTGGGGCAAACTCTCAATCGTCCTATCAATCTGGGGGAAGTGGAACAGGTTTCTTTGGGGGGGTTGGTGTTTGGACCGTCGGAGTTGCCACCCACCGCGACCGATCGCGACGAAGTGACTCTGGAAGCCATTGAGGTCGAATTCAACTTGCTGGAACTGCTCTGGACGCGGACTTTGCGCCTCAGTCTCAATCTGATAAATCCAGTGATCTTTGTTGACCAGGATGAAGAGGGAGCCTGGATCACCACCCAACTGCAAGCCGAGGAAGGAGAAGGGTTCATCAGAACCGAACTGAATGTGGTTCGGATTCAGAATGGGACGGTGGTATTAGAACCTGCTCCACAGTTGACGGCTGAGTCAGGAGAACCCGCTGGTTTTGAAGAAACAACAAAACGCCAGGTCACCTTGCAAGGGGTCAACGGTGGGGCAAACTTTAGCGAACGCAACAGACGAGTTGCCTTTGACATCACCACTGGCTTGCTGACAGGCGGAGATTTGCGGCTGCGGGGAGAGGCGAATCTCAACACTGAGCAGACCAATTTGGTGGTGATGGGACAGAATTTGTCTGCGGCAGATGCCAGTTCTCTATTGCCCCTACCGTTAATTTTGCAGGAAGGACGGTTGGCAGCTAACTTAGAGGTACGACTGCTGCCCGATGAACCGCTCGCTTTTCAGGGTGTGGCTCGGTTTCAAGATGTCAGTGCCATTATTGTGAATGTGCCAAATCGCTTTACCCAGGCAAACGGGCAACTGCGGTTTGATGGGCAGGTGATCGCTCTGGAGAATGTACGGGCACGATATGGACTGATTCCAGCAGAAGCCAGTGGCACTCTGCACATCCAGAACGGCTACAATCTGGCAGCACGAGTGCGATCGGTTTCAGTCAATGATCTGCTCAAAACTTTTGATCTCAATCTGCCTATTCCCGCTAGCGGTGCTTTGAATGCAGACTTGCGTTTAACCGGAGCACTAAATGAACCCCTGATCACCGGGACTGCCTCCAACAATGGCATCGTACGAGTCGATCGCATCAACGTTTCAGATGTACAGACACGATTTAATCTCACACCCCGTGCTCTGACGTTTGAGACGATCAACGTCACACCCACTGAAGGGGGAAGCATCACGGGGGGAGGTCAGTTAGCTTTTGGCGATCAGGGGGGGTTGGACTTTGCCTTTCAAGCGCGAGACTTACCGGGAGATGCGATCGCCCGTCCTTATGGAGTCAATTCCCCAAATATTACGTTGGGTCGTCTAGCAGCTGATGTTGAGGTAACCGGACCAACCGATAACTTTCAAGCGACGGTGCAATGGCAAGCACCCAACGCTACCTATCCAGGGCAAGGCGACATTGTCATTACCCAGGGCATTACCCGCTTTGAAAATACTCGTCTCAGCATAGCGGGTGGTACGGCAACTGCCAGTGCCCAGATCGCTGATGGACGGTGGCAGGCAGTGGTCAATGCCGCTAACATTCGCCTCAATGAGTTTTCGCAAGAATTACGGGGGCTATTTAGCGGTGACTTGCGCTTGTCCGGCAGTTTAGCCCAACTCAACCCTGCCGGGGTACGCGCTGAGGGACAGGTGCGCTTTTCAGAAGGGGTGTCGCTATTAGAACGACCCCTGACCGCTGCCATTACCTGGAATGGCGATCGCATCTTAGTACGCCAAGCGACGGCTCCCGGCTTTCGAGCAGACGGGTTCCTATTGGCGCAATTACAGGGCGCAGGCGCACCTGCTCTGACTGGCTTAAACCTCAATGTCAATTTGCAAGACTATAACGTGGCGGATTTGCCAATTCCAGTGCCACAGCAATTTCAACTGCGAGGACAAGCCGACTTTAACGGTCGCTTGACAGGCTCTCCGGCGGCTCCGGTGGTGGATGGACGGTTGGGGTTAGAGCAGTTAGCAGTCAATGATTTACGATTTGAGTCACCGCTACGAGGGACGTTTAGTTACGCTGGGGGGCGTGGGTTAAACCTGAATGTGGCAGGTAGCGAAGATCAACTGATCGCCCGGTTAGACGGCACTAACCGCCCCACCTACTTCTTGGTGCGCCAAGAAAACGAACTGGTGGCACAGCAATACGGCATTGAGGATGGCAACCTCTTTGCTGAAGGCGTTGGGCGAGGCAATACGCTGAATGTGGTCGTTCGCAATCTGCCCCTGGAAACGCTCAACCTGAGTGGTGGTGCAGGGTTTGGCGAAGTCCGAGGTCTAGCCAATGGCACCTTTGACATCAATCTGGCAAACCTCAACAACCCAACCGTGGTGGGAACCGTGGCGATCGCTCGTCCTGCGTTGGGATATATCAACGCCAATACAGTGCGTGGACAAGCCAACGAGTTCACCGGGCAGTTTCGGTACGAAGATGGGGTAGCAACCATCAACCGAGGGGAATTTCGTCGAGGTGACAGTGTCTATGAGATTGGTACTACTCGCTTTCGACCCGGTGCAGCCCCCCAATTTGAAAGCACCATCAATATCACCAATGGCAATATTCAGGACATTCTGACCGCATTTCAGTGGTTTGAGTTAGAAGATCTGGGTCGAGGCATTGAGGCACCCACCGCCTATGGGGCCGGGGTACTGGATACCGTGGCGATCGACACCTTTGGCGACACGATTCTCAACCAACTACGGCGTTATTCTGAAATTGTGGCTCTTCTAGAGCAACAGGAAGAAGCGGAGGAAGCAGCCTCCAATCTGCCCGACTTGCGGGATTTGCAGGGTTCCTTTACAGGCAGTATTACTGTGTCCAGCACTCCCCAAACCGGGTTAGTCGCCGATTTCAATATCTTGGGTCAGGAATGGACGTGGACACGATACGGGATTGATTGCGTCATTGTAGACGGAGAATTGGCTAACGGAGTGCTGACTCTGCTGCCTTTCCGACTCCAAGGGTTGAGATATCGCAACATCAATCCCCTCTCCAGAAACCAATCTGCCACTCCGGTTAGCACAACTCCAGACAATGCCACGTCAGGCAATGCAACTCCAGGCATTGTAACTCCGGGCGGCGAACCAACTGCCCCTGCCATCCCCGCTGCCTGCATCAACCAACCCGGTTCAGCTTTTCTGGCTTTTTCTGGGCAGATTGGGGGTGATCAACAAAATGGGCAACTCCAGGCACAAAACGTTCCAGTGGAAGCACTGCGCGACTTCTTTGAGCTACCCGTCGATCTGACGGGCAACTTAAATGCGATCGCCACGTTGGCGGGCAGCCAACAAAACCCACAAGTTGACGGAGAAATCAGAGTCACTGACGCAACCCTCAACCGCACAACTGTACAAGAGGCAAGCACCCTATTCGGCTATAACAATGCCCGATTGCGCTTTGATGGCAGAGTCGTGGTCGAAGAACCGCAACCGCTAACCTTTAGTGGCAGCATTCCCTACCGCTTTGCGTTCATAGACGAGAGCATTAATCCCGGTGAGAACATCGAGTTAAATGTCGATGTTGAGGATGAAGGACTCGCTCTGTTGAACCTACTCACTCGCCGTCAGTTGGTGTGGGATGGAGGAGGAGGAGACGTAGAACTCCGGGTTGATGGCACCCTTTCTCAACCCCGAGCCAGAGGAATCGCTATTTTCACCAACGCTCAGTTTTCAGCACAGGCGTTGCCAGAACCGCTAACCAATGTCAATGGCACGATCGTATTTGATACCGATCGCATTCAAGTCGAAACCTTACGGGGGCAGTTCAGTGATGGGCAAGTTCTGGCAGAAGGGGTGTTACCTATCTTTAGACCCATTAGCTCTAACCCTCCAGCCGATGGACCTGCTCCGCCACAACCCCTCACCGTTAGCCTTACAGGTTTAGAACTCAATCTTAAGGGCATCTATGACGGGGGTGTTAATGGGCAAGTTATTCTCACAGGAACAGCTCTAGCACCTCGCATCGGTGGCAACATTACCCTCAGTGATGGGCGTGTCTTCTTACCTGACAACTCACAAGCAGCTGTCCCCTCTGATACTGCATCCCCATCAGAGACAAATCAGGGACTGGCAACCGTTCCTCCGCAATTAAATAATTTGCGGTTAACCCTTGGCGATCGCTTGTTGATTACCCGTGAACCCATTCTGAATTTTGTGGCAGCTGGCGATCTTTTGATCAACGGCACCGTTGGAGATCTACGTCCTAAAGGGGTCATTCGCCTGCGGAGCGGACAGGTCAACTTATTTACAACGCAGTTTAATCTGGCGCGTGGATACGATAGCCGAGCCATTTTTAACCCCAGTCAGGGTCTTGACCCGTTTATTGATGTCCGCCTCAGCACCTCGGTCATCGAAGTGACCCGTGCCCCAGCCGTCTTCCAAACAGCCGCTCCCTATGCTCAATCCGAAATCGCCGATGTCCCAGTAGGAGATTTCGGGGCATTTCAAACCGTCAGAGTGCAAGCGAGTGTTCGTGGACAAGCGAGCGAGCTGTTTGATAATTTGGAACTCACCAGTAGCCCCCGACGCAGCGAAAACGAAATCATTGCACTGTTGGGTGGTAGTTTTATCAACACACTGGGACAGGGAGATAGCACCCTGGCGATCGCCAACCTGGCAGGATCAGCCCTGCTCACTAACGTGCAAAACATTGTTGGCAATGCCCTTGGCTTAAGCGAATTCCGCCTCTTTCCCACGACTACCGTTGATGAAGATCAAGCCTCAACCTTTGGTCTGGCAGCCGAGCTTGGAGTAGATATCACCGATAATCTCTCCACATCGGTCGTTCAGATCTTGACGGGAGACGTTCCAACCCAATTTAACGTACGTTATCGCCTCAGCGAAGAATTTTTATTGCGGGGTTCTACTAACCTCTCCGGTGACAATCGCGCCGTACTGGAGTTTGAAAGACGGTTCTAA
- a CDS encoding DUF3110 domain-containing protein, translating to MRVFVLLFNARTDNEGIHTLKVGDRNVVLMFETEDDAIRFGLMLEAQDMGSPTVEAFESEEIEEFCESANYECQIVPDGMLAVPPETNVEQTDWQADAKRSPQSEPDESSDFSSNELDAIRKRLEGLL from the coding sequence ATGCGTGTGTTTGTTCTGCTGTTTAATGCCCGAACCGATAATGAGGGAATCCATACGTTAAAAGTGGGCGATCGCAATGTGGTTTTGATGTTTGAAACCGAAGATGATGCCATTCGCTTTGGTCTGATGCTAGAGGCTCAAGATATGGGTAGCCCTACCGTTGAAGCGTTTGAATCAGAAGAAATCGAAGAGTTTTGTGAAAGTGCCAATTATGAATGCCAGATTGTACCCGATGGCATGTTGGCTGTGCCTCCTGAAACCAATGTGGAACAAACGGATTGGCAGGCTGACGCAAAGCGATCGCCCCAATCGGAGCCTGACGAATCATCCGATTTTTCCTCAAATGAGTTGGATGCCATTCGTAAGCGATTAGAAGGGCTACTGTAA